The following coding sequences are from one Triticum dicoccoides isolate Atlit2015 ecotype Zavitan chromosome 4A, WEW_v2.0, whole genome shotgun sequence window:
- the LOC119286377 gene encoding serine/threonine-protein kinase-like protein CCR4 — MRPPRLFLALLVVPLLLLLLPPGAASTLSTFAMAKAEETTIVCGLLPSAASPALLDLNCTAAGGDHQRQETYPSTHPFSALAGGEDFLCAVGPSSARADAVDMRWWDLSRHAGRSKRVYLGPPLRALASSGYRVCGVLSSGELHCWRWRGLAIPTGLRFVAVAVGKGFVCGIVAGPPTATPIRCFGNKTEDIEAVTAAPRGGSYDVVVACGRHACALSTGGGLSCWGSGAPSLDGENATAGYAALALGESGVCGLRTNGTIRCFGDGVAAPPEPLAGLQYIDVQAQGCAFCGVLMANYSLVCWGGHEFNATNRLVFDRILPGPCVPMSSCQCGVLPGSANLCAAGRCICVDCAFELNVAVPKAANPGKAGSGRRRKIIIWAAVAAAALLVLLVALQFALLLWCRRRRRRNNSQDELAAMQSLMPPRLGSSRSKGPGSVVEHFTLDTLRAATEGFDDSRRIGSGSFGSVYRGTLPDGREVAIKRAEDHAKSSSSAARPARRRDRETAFNSELIALARANHKNIVCLLGCCAESGERVLVYEFMMNGTLHDQLHDRSPMAAPVLSWRGRLTIALGAARGIEYMHVYAVPPIIHRDIKSANILMDDSWTAKIADFGLSSVLDPAGDCEDNPQQQEQPQQQRTIYTGGTVGYMDPEYYRLQHLTDKSDVYSFGVVLLELMSGCRVVQRYAESVTPKNVVDFTVPHILADDVARVLDPRLPTPTPHEAEALAYVGYLAADCVGPVGCERPSMTEVVDALERALAACSTAPVSRSGTARRVLSRSGTDQFDLTDTD, encoded by the coding sequence ATGCGGCCGCCTCGGCTCTTCCTCGCCTTGCTCGtggtgccgctgctgctgctgctgctgccgccgggcgCGGCGTCCACGCTCTCCACGTTCGCCATGGCCAAGGCCGAGGAGACGACCATAGTGTGCGGGCTGCTGCCGTCCGCGGCGTCGCCGGCGCTGCTTGACCTCAACTgcacggcggccggcggcgaccaCCAGCGCCAGGAGACGTACCCCTCCACGCACCCCTTCTCCGCGCTGGCCGGCGGGGAGGACTTCCTCTGCGCCGTCGGCCCCTCCTCCGCGCGCGCCGACGCCGTCGACATGCGCTGGTGGGACCTGTCCAGGCACGCCGGCAGGTCCAAGCGGGTCTACCTCGGCCCGCCGCTCCGGGCGCTCGCCTCCAGCGGCTACCGCGTCTGCGGGGTGCTCTCCAGCGGCGAGCTCCATTGCTGGCGCTGGCGCGGGCTGGCCATCCCCACCGGGCTCCgcttcgtcgccgtcgccgtcgggaAGGGCTTCGTGTGCGGCATCGTCGCGGGCCCGCCCACGGCCACGCCTATCAGGTGCTTCGGGAACAAGACGGAGGATATCGAGGCCGTCACCGCCGCGCCGCGGGGCGGGAGCTACGACGTGGTGGTCGCGTGCGGCCGGCACGCGTGCGCGCTCTCCACGGGCGGTGGGCTCTCGTGCTGGGGCAGCGGCGCGCCGTCGTTGGACGGTGAGAACGCCACCGCCGGATACGCTGCGCTCGCGCTGGGGGAGAGCGGCGTCTGCGGGCTGCGGACCAACGGCACCATCCGCTGCTTCGGCGACGGCGTCGctgcgccgccggagcccctcgccggtctGCAGTACATCGACGTCCAGGCGCAGGGCTGCGCGTTCTGCGGCGTCCTCATGGCGAACTACTCCCTGGTGTGCTGGGGCGGCCACGAGTTCAACGCCACCAACCGCCTCGTCTTCGACCGCATCCTGCCGGGCCCGTGCGTGCCCATGTCCTCGTGCCAATGCGGCGTCCTGCCGGGCTCGGCCAACCTCTGCGCCGCCGGCCGGTGCATCTGCGTGGACTGCGCTTTCGAGCTCAACGTCGCCGTCCCCAAGGCAGCGAACCCTGGAAAGGCCGGCAGCGGCAGGAGGAGAAAGATCATTATTTGGGCTGCCGTCGCGGCGGCTGCGTTGCTTGTGCTCCTGGTGGCATTGCAGTTCGCGCTGCTCCTAtggtgccgccgccgtcgtcgccgcaaCAACAGCCAGGATGAGCTTGCCGCGATGCAGTCCCTGATGCCGCCACGGCTTGGGTCCAGCAGGAGCAAGGGGCCCGGCAGCGTGGTGGAGCATTTCACGCTGGACACCCTACGCGCGGCGACGGAGGGGTTCGACGACAGCCGCCGGATCGGGTCCGGGAGCTTCGGGTCGGTGTACCGCGGCACGCTCCCGGACGGGCGGGAGGTGGCGATCAAACGGGCCGAGGATCACGCCAAGTCGTCGAGCTCGGCGGCgcggccggcgcggcggcgcgACCGCGAGACAGCCTTCAACTCGGAGCTGATTGCTCTGGCGCGCGCCAACCACAAGAACATCGTGTGCCTGCTGGGGTGCTGCGCCGAGTCCGGCGAGCGCGTGCTGGTGTACGAGTTCATGATGAACGGCACCCTCCACGACCAGCTCCACGACCGCAGCCCCATGGCGGCGCCGGTGCTGTCGTGGCGCGGCCGGCTGACCATCGCGCTGGGCGCCGCGCGCGGCATCGAGTACATGCACGTCTACGCCGTGCCGCCCATCATCCACCGCGACATCAAGTCCGCCAACATCCTCATGGACGACTCGTGgacggccaagatcgccgacttcgGGCTGTCCTCCGTCCTGGACCCCGCCGGCGACTGCGAGGACAAcccgcagcagcaggagcagccgcAGCAGCAGCGGACGATCTACACCGGCGGCACGGTGGGGTACATGGACCCGGAGTACTACCGGCTGCAGCACCTGACGGACAAGAGCGACGTGTACAGCTTCGGCGTGGTGCTCCTGGAGCTCATGTCCGGCTGCCGCGTCGTGCAGCGGTACGCCGAGAGCGTGACGCCCAAGAACGTGGTGGACTTCACGGTGCCGCACATCCTCGCCGACGACGTGGCGCGCGTGCTCGACCCGCGCCTCCCCACGCCGACGCCGCACGAGGCCGAGGCGCTAGCCTACGTCGGCTACCTCGCCGCCGactgcgtgggccccgtcggctgcGAGCGCCCGTCCATGACCGAGGTGGTGGACGCCCTGGAGCGCGCGCTCGCGGCCTGCTCGACGGCGCCGGTCTCCCGCTCCGGGACCGCCCGCCGCGTGCTGTCCCGCTCCGGCACGGACCAGTTTGACCTCACTGACACCGACTAG